Proteins from one Salmonella bongori NCTC 12419 genomic window:
- the pntB gene encoding Re/Si-specific NAD(P)(+) transhydrogenase subunit beta, producing the protein MSGGLVTAAYIVAAILFIFSLAGLSKHETSRQGNNFGIAGMAIALLATIFGPDTGNVAWILVAMIIGGAIGIRMAKKVEMTEMPELVAILHSFVGLAAVLVGFNSYLYHDASLAPVLVNIHLTEVFLGIFIGAVTFTGSVVAFGKLRGKISSKPLMLPNRHKMNLAALVVSFLLLLVFVRTESVGLQVLALLLMTIIALAFGWHLVASIGGADMPVVVSMLNSYSGWAAAAAGFMLSNDLLIVTGALVGSSGAILSYIMCKAMNRSFISVIAGGFGTDGSSTGDDQEAGEHREITAEETAEMLKNSHSVIITPGYGMAVAQAQYPVAEITEKLRARGINVRFGIHPVAGRLPGHMNVLLAEAKVPYDIVLEMDEINDDFADTDTVLVIGANDTVNPAAQDDPRSPIAGMPVLEVWKAQNVVVFKRSMNTGYAGVQNPLFFKENTQMLFGDAKASVDAILKAL; encoded by the coding sequence ATGTCTGGAGGATTAGTTACAGCTGCATACATTGTTGCCGCAATCCTGTTTATTTTCAGTCTCGCCGGGCTTTCAAAACATGAAACGTCCCGACAGGGGAATAATTTCGGTATTGCCGGGATGGCGATCGCGTTGCTGGCGACCATATTTGGGCCGGATACCGGCAATGTGGCATGGATTCTGGTCGCCATGATTATTGGCGGCGCGATTGGCATCCGCATGGCGAAGAAAGTTGAGATGACCGAGATGCCGGAGCTGGTCGCGATTCTGCACAGTTTCGTCGGTCTGGCGGCGGTACTGGTTGGCTTTAACAGCTATCTGTACCATGACGCCAGTCTGGCGCCGGTGCTGGTCAATATTCATCTGACCGAAGTCTTCCTTGGTATCTTTATTGGCGCAGTGACTTTCACCGGATCGGTCGTGGCGTTTGGTAAGCTACGTGGTAAAATTTCGTCTAAGCCGTTGATGTTGCCTAACCGTCACAAAATGAACCTGGCGGCGCTGGTTGTCTCTTTCCTGTTGCTGCTGGTTTTTGTCCGCACCGAAAGCGTGGGTCTGCAGGTTCTGGCGTTACTGCTGATGACTATTATCGCGCTGGCGTTTGGTTGGCATCTGGTCGCCTCTATCGGCGGGGCGGATATGCCGGTCGTTGTTTCAATGTTGAACTCCTATTCCGGTTGGGCGGCGGCGGCGGCGGGCTTTATGTTAAGCAACGATCTGCTGATTGTGACCGGTGCTCTGGTCGGTTCATCAGGCGCGATTCTGTCTTACATTATGTGTAAAGCGATGAACCGCTCTTTTATCAGCGTTATTGCTGGTGGTTTCGGTACCGATGGCTCCTCAACCGGTGACGATCAGGAAGCAGGCGAACATCGCGAAATCACGGCGGAGGAGACCGCTGAGATGCTGAAAAATTCCCATTCCGTCATCATTACTCCGGGCTATGGGATGGCGGTGGCGCAGGCGCAGTATCCGGTGGCGGAAATTACCGAAAAACTGCGCGCGCGCGGCATTAACGTACGTTTCGGCATTCATCCAGTGGCGGGGCGCCTGCCGGGGCATATGAACGTGCTGCTGGCGGAGGCGAAAGTGCCTTATGACATCGTGCTGGAAATGGACGAAATCAACGATGACTTTGCCGATACCGACACCGTGCTGGTGATAGGCGCGAACGATACGGTGAACCCGGCGGCGCAAGATGATCCACGCAGCCCGATTGCCGGTATGCCGGTTCTCGAAGTGTGGAAAGCGCAGAATGTCGTGGTCTTTAAGCGTTCAATGAATACCGGTTATGCGGGTGTACAGAACCCGCTGTTCTTTAAAGAGAATACGCAGATGCTGTTTGGTGATGCTAAAGCCAGCGTGGATGCGATTCTGAAAGCGCTTTAA
- a CDS encoding AI-2E family transporter, whose product MAKPIITLNGLKIVIMLGMLVVILSGIRFAADIIVPFILALFIAVVLNPVVQRMVKCRIPRVIAVSLLIVIIVMLMVLLMAYLGTSLNELGRTLPQYRSSFVIPLQRIEPWLQRAGIGVSVDELAKYVDPNAAMTLVTNLLTQLSNAMSSIFLLLLTVVFMLLEVPQLPEKLQQMMSRPVEGMAAIQRALDSVSHYLVLKTAISIVTGLVAWGMLAALDVRFAFVWGLLAFALNYIPNIGSVLAALPPIIQVLVFNGFYDALLVLAGYLLINLVFGNILEPRIMGRGLGLSTLVVFLSLIFWGWLLGPVGMLLSVPLTIIVKIALEQTTGGQSIAILLSDLNKK is encoded by the coding sequence ATGGCAAAACCGATCATTACGCTCAATGGTTTAAAAATCGTCATTATGCTGGGTATGCTGGTCGTTATTCTGAGCGGTATCCGCTTCGCGGCAGACATCATTGTTCCTTTTATTCTGGCATTATTTATTGCAGTAGTCCTGAATCCTGTTGTGCAACGGATGGTCAAATGCCGAATCCCGCGCGTCATTGCCGTTTCATTACTCATTGTGATTATTGTAATGCTAATGGTATTACTGATGGCCTATTTAGGGACCTCTTTAAATGAGTTGGGCCGCACTCTGCCGCAATATCGCTCCTCCTTCGTTATACCGTTGCAACGTATTGAACCATGGTTACAACGGGCAGGAATTGGTGTGTCGGTTGATGAGCTGGCGAAATACGTCGACCCGAACGCCGCTATGACGTTGGTAACGAACCTGCTCACACAGTTATCCAATGCGATGTCATCCATCTTTTTATTGTTATTGACCGTGGTGTTTATGTTACTGGAGGTCCCGCAACTGCCTGAGAAACTACAACAAATGATGAGCCGTCCGGTGGAAGGCATGGCAGCGATTCAACGCGCGCTGGATAGCGTTTCGCACTATCTGGTGTTGAAAACGGCGATCAGCATCGTGACGGGCCTGGTCGCATGGGGAATGCTGGCCGCGCTGGATGTCCGCTTCGCCTTTGTCTGGGGGCTACTGGCCTTCGCGCTGAACTATATTCCTAATATTGGATCGGTGCTCGCTGCCCTGCCGCCCATTATTCAGGTGCTGGTATTTAACGGATTTTATGATGCGCTGCTGGTACTGGCGGGCTATCTACTGATTAATCTGGTGTTCGGCAATATTCTTGAGCCGCGTATCATGGGACGTGGTTTAGGACTTTCTACCTTAGTTGTATTTTTGTCGTTAATTTTCTGGGGCTGGCTATTAGGTCCGGTAGGAATGTTGCTCTCCGTTCCGTTAACCATTATTGTCAAAATCGCCCTGGAACAGACTACCGGCGGGCAGAGTATTGCCATTCTGCTTAGCGATTTAAACAAAAAATAG
- a CDS encoding protein YdgV: protein MFNYRGQLSSAMTRSNTADNCNIMDNMFRAFSFTHTYRHTTSFSLLIGEQHWRNAL, encoded by the coding sequence GTGTTCAACTACCGAGGACAATTATCATCCGCGATGACGAGAAGCAACACTGCGGATAATTGTAATATTATGGACAATATGTTCAGAGCTTTTTCTTTCACCCACACTTATCGTCACACGACCTCCTTTTCTCTGCTTATTGGCGAGCAGCACTGGCGTAACGCGCTTTAG
- the mdtJ gene encoding multidrug/spermidine efflux SMR transporter subunit MdtJ, with protein sequence MFYWILLALAIAAEITGTLSMKWASVGNGNAGFILMLVMIALSYIFLSFAVKKIALGVAYALWEGIGILFITVFSVLLFDEALSTMKIAGLLTLVAGIVLIKSGTRKPGQSVKEANRATI encoded by the coding sequence ATGTTTTACTGGATTTTATTAGCTCTGGCCATCGCGGCTGAAATTACCGGCACGCTCTCAATGAAATGGGCTAGCGTAGGCAATGGTAACGCTGGTTTTATTTTGATGCTGGTGATGATCGCGTTGTCATATATATTTCTTTCCTTTGCCGTAAAAAAGATTGCCCTGGGTGTGGCGTATGCCTTATGGGAAGGGATCGGCATTTTATTTATTACCGTTTTTAGCGTACTGCTATTTGATGAAGCATTATCAACCATGAAGATTGCTGGTTTACTGACGCTGGTCGCCGGGATCGTATTGATTAAATCAGGTACGCGTAAACCGGGTCAATCGGTGAAGGAGGCGAACCGTGCAACAATTTGA
- the mdtI gene encoding multidrug/spermidine efflux SMR transporter subunit MdtI, whose product MQQFEWIHGAWLGLAIILEIVANVLLKFSDGFRRKCYGLLSLAAVLAAFSALSQAVKGIDLSVAYALWGGFGIAATLAAGWVLFGQRLNPKGWVGVVLLLAGMVMIKFA is encoded by the coding sequence GTGCAACAATTTGAATGGATACACGGTGCCTGGCTTGGACTGGCAATAATACTGGAAATTGTCGCCAACGTATTGTTGAAATTTTCGGACGGCTTTCGTCGTAAATGTTATGGTCTACTGTCGCTGGCCGCGGTCCTGGCTGCCTTTAGCGCGCTTTCACAGGCAGTAAAAGGAATAGATCTGTCAGTGGCATATGCGTTGTGGGGTGGTTTCGGTATCGCCGCCACGCTGGCGGCTGGCTGGGTGCTTTTCGGCCAGCGTTTAAATCCCAAAGGTTGGGTTGGCGTGGTACTGCTGCTGGCCGGTATGGTCATGATCAAATTTGCCTGA
- a CDS encoding trypsin-like serine peptidase: protein MHKTIAVLLGIVCFLPVMAEASEPDTDATDASDIKTLFFNHDDRVPVADPTQAPWDAIGQLETASGNLCTATLISPHIALTAGHCLLTPPKGKPDKAIALRFVAQKGIWRYEIHGIEGRVEPSLGRRLKADGDGWIVPPAAASWDFGLVILRYPPSGITPVPLFAGDKAALTAALKAADRKVTQSGYPEDHLNALYSHQDCMVTGWAQKAVLSHQCDTLPGDSGSPLLLHTDSGWQLIGVQSSAPAAKDRWRADNRAISVTGFRDKLQALAQD, encoded by the coding sequence ATGCATAAAACCATTGCTGTATTACTGGGCATAGTTTGTTTTTTACCGGTCATGGCGGAGGCCAGCGAGCCTGATACAGACGCTACGGATGCCAGCGACATCAAAACGCTTTTTTTTAATCATGACGACCGGGTGCCGGTTGCTGATCCCACACAGGCACCGTGGGATGCTATCGGACAGTTAGAGACCGCCAGCGGTAATTTGTGTACTGCGACGCTTATCTCGCCACATATCGCGCTGACAGCCGGTCATTGTCTGCTGACGCCACCAAAAGGAAAGCCGGACAAAGCCATTGCGCTGCGCTTTGTGGCGCAAAAAGGGATCTGGCGCTATGAAATTCACGGCATCGAAGGCCGCGTTGAGCCGTCGTTGGGCCGGCGCCTGAAAGCAGATGGCGATGGCTGGATTGTGCCGCCTGCCGCTGCAAGCTGGGATTTTGGCCTGGTAATATTACGTTACCCGCCTTCCGGCATTACGCCGGTGCCTTTATTTGCCGGCGATAAAGCGGCACTCACTGCGGCGCTGAAAGCCGCAGACCGCAAAGTGACTCAGTCCGGTTATCCGGAGGATCATCTGAATGCGCTCTATTCCCATCAGGATTGCATGGTAACCGGATGGGCACAAAAGGCTGTGCTTTCGCACCAGTGCGATACCTTACCTGGCGACAGCGGCTCACCACTGTTATTACATACGGATAGCGGATGGCAACTTATTGGCGTACAGAGCTCCGCCCCTGCGGCTAAAGATCGCTGGCGCGCCGATAACCGCGCAATCTCCGTCACCGGCTTTCGCGATAAATTGCAAGCGCTGGCGCAGGACTAA
- the ydgU gene encoding small membrane protein YdgU, producing the protein MSRYRFEFILIALILCAIIATHFYLS; encoded by the coding sequence GTGTCTCGTTATCGCTTTGAGTTCATTCTTATCGCGCTTATTTTATGCGCTATTATTGCCACGCATTTCTATCTTTCCTGA
- the asr gene encoding acid resistance repetitive basic protein Asr: MKKVLALVVAAAMGLSSAAFAAETATPAKNTAPAKTTQTTHHQKKHKKATKTTVEQKAQAAKKHQKKGGKAPTKTTSKPTTQPAA; encoded by the coding sequence ATGAAAAAAGTATTAGCTCTGGTTGTTGCCGCTGCAATGGGTCTCTCTTCCGCAGCATTCGCGGCAGAGACAGCGACGCCTGCGAAAAACACAGCGCCAGCCAAAACAACCCAGACCACGCACCACCAGAAAAAGCATAAAAAAGCGACTAAGACAACCGTTGAGCAAAAAGCGCAGGCGGCTAAAAAGCACCAGAAAAAAGGTGGCAAAGCGCCAACCAAAACCACGTCAAAACCAACGACTCAGCCGGCTGCGTAA
- a CDS encoding KPN_01571 family protein, with the protein MNPILWVVFALLALDAMREVMGVSSLTGLW; encoded by the coding sequence ATGAATCCAATACTCTGGGTGGTATTTGCTCTTCTGGCGCTGGACGCAATGAGAGAAGTGATGGGCGTATCAAGCCTGACAGGTCTGTGGTGA
- a CDS encoding MFS transporter — protein sequence MSRTTILDNATASDIDEQCHSQPVQYIKRGTAPFMRVTLALFSAGLATFALLYCVQPILPVLSQEFGVSPANSSISLSISTAMLALGLLFTGPLSDAIGRKPVMVTALLLASCCTLLSTMMTSWHGILIMRALIGLSLSGVAAVGMTYLSEEIHPSFVAFSMGLYISGNSIGGMSGRLLSGVMTDFFNWRIALAAIGCFALASALMFWKILPASQHFRPTSLRPKTLLINFRLHWRDHGLPLLFAEGFLLMGAFVTLFNYIGYRLMLSPWELSQAMVGLLSVAYLTGTWSSPKAGAMTSRYGRGPVMLFFTVVMLCGLLLTLFTSLWLIFAGMLLFSAGFFAAHSVASSWIGPRARRAKGQASSLYLFSYYLGSSIAGTLGGVFWHRYGWNGVGGFIALLLVLAILVGMRLHHRLHA from the coding sequence GTGAGTCGTACAACTATTCTCGATAACGCCACGGCGAGCGATATCGATGAGCAATGCCATTCTCAGCCGGTTCAATATATTAAACGCGGTACCGCACCTTTTATGCGCGTTACGCTGGCCCTCTTTTCTGCGGGTCTGGCGACATTTGCGCTCCTCTATTGCGTTCAGCCTATCTTACCGGTGCTTTCACAGGAATTTGGCGTCTCCCCCGCCAACAGCAGTATTTCACTGTCTATCTCCACCGCTATGCTGGCTCTCGGCTTACTTTTCACTGGCCCACTTTCCGACGCGATAGGCCGCAAACCGGTAATGGTCACTGCCTTATTGTTAGCCTCCTGCTGCACATTGTTATCAACAATGATGACCAGCTGGCACGGCATCCTGATTATGCGCGCGCTTATCGGCCTGTCATTAAGCGGTGTCGCTGCCGTTGGAATGACCTATCTGAGCGAGGAAATTCATCCCAGCTTTGTCGCCTTTTCCATGGGGCTTTATATTAGCGGTAACTCCATTGGCGGGATGAGTGGCCGCTTATTAAGCGGCGTCATGACTGATTTTTTTAACTGGCGCATCGCGCTGGCCGCTATCGGTTGTTTTGCGCTGGCGTCAGCGCTGATGTTCTGGAAAATTTTACCCGCCTCGCAACATTTCCGCCCAACGTCGCTACGGCCTAAGACCCTATTGATTAATTTCCGTCTCCACTGGCGCGATCATGGGCTGCCGCTGCTGTTTGCTGAAGGCTTTTTACTGATGGGTGCATTTGTGACCCTGTTTAACTACATTGGTTATCGCCTGATGCTCTCCCCCTGGGAATTAAGCCAGGCGATGGTCGGATTGTTATCAGTCGCCTATCTCACCGGGACATGGAGTTCGCCGAAAGCAGGAGCAATGACCTCTCGCTATGGCCGGGGGCCGGTCATGCTGTTCTTTACCGTGGTGATGCTGTGTGGGCTTTTATTGACGTTATTCACCTCACTCTGGCTGATTTTTGCTGGGATGTTACTTTTTTCCGCTGGCTTTTTCGCCGCGCACTCGGTGGCCAGTAGCTGGATTGGTCCGCGTGCGCGCCGGGCGAAGGGGCAGGCTTCGTCACTTTACTTATTCAGCTATTATCTGGGCTCCAGTATTGCGGGGACATTGGGCGGTGTGTTCTGGCATCGCTACGGCTGGAACGGCGTAGGCGGTTTTATTGCATTACTGCTGGTACTTGCCATCCTGGTCGGGATGCGATTACATCATCGTCTTCACGCCTGA
- a CDS encoding LysR family transcriptional regulator, which translates to MNIELRHLRYFVAVAEELHFGRAAARLNISQPPLSQQIQILEQQVGARLLARTNRSVALTAAGRQFLADSRQILSLVNDAAARAERLHQGEAGEIRIGFTSSAPFIRAVSNTFSLFRQSYPGVHMQTREMNTREQIAPLNEGVLDIGLLRNTPLPDTLNHEVILHEPLMAMIPREHRLAQKPVVTLAELAKEPFVFFDPHVGTGLYDDILGLMRRYNLTPTITQEVGEAMTIIGLVAAGLGVSILPASFKRVQMNEMRWVPLAEEDAVSEMWLVWPAHHEQSHAVQRFCQLLLAAVRHE; encoded by the coding sequence ATGAATATCGAATTACGTCATCTGCGTTATTTTGTGGCGGTAGCGGAAGAACTGCATTTTGGCCGCGCCGCAGCGCGTCTTAATATCTCGCAACCGCCGCTGAGTCAGCAAATACAAATCCTGGAACAACAGGTCGGCGCGCGATTACTGGCGCGAACTAACCGCAGCGTAGCCTTAACCGCCGCCGGGCGACAGTTTCTGGCGGACAGTCGACAGATCCTGAGCCTGGTCAATGACGCCGCCGCGCGCGCCGAACGGTTGCATCAGGGGGAGGCGGGTGAAATTCGTATCGGTTTTACGTCATCGGCGCCTTTTATCCGGGCGGTATCGAATACCTTTTCATTGTTCCGCCAGTCCTATCCTGGTGTGCATATGCAAACCCGTGAAATGAATACGCGTGAACAAATTGCGCCACTCAATGAAGGCGTGCTCGATATCGGCTTACTACGTAATACGCCGCTGCCTGATACGCTCAATCACGAAGTGATTTTGCATGAGCCGCTTATGGCAATGATCCCACGCGAGCATCGGCTGGCGCAAAAGCCAGTCGTTACTCTGGCGGAGCTGGCGAAAGAACCATTTGTCTTTTTCGATCCGCATGTCGGGACGGGGCTCTATGACGACATTCTTGGCCTGATGCGTCGGTATAACCTGACGCCGACCATCACGCAGGAGGTTGGCGAAGCGATGACTATTATCGGTCTGGTGGCGGCGGGTTTGGGTGTTTCCATTCTGCCTGCGTCCTTTAAGCGCGTGCAGATGAATGAGATGCGTTGGGTTCCCCTCGCGGAAGAGGACGCTGTCTCAGAAATGTGGCTGGTATGGCCCGCACATCATGAGCAAAGTCATGCCGTACAACGGTTTTGCCAGTTGCTGTTAGCCGCCGTTCGGCATGAGTAA
- the mlc gene encoding sugar metabolism global transcriptional regulator Mlc codes for MVADSQPGHIDQIKQTNAGAVYRLIDQLGPVSRIDLSRLAQLAPASITKIVREMLEAHLVQELEIKEAGSRGRPAVGLVVETEAWHYLSIRISRGEIFLALRDLSSKLVVEECLALPLTEATPLLTRIITHVDQFFIRHQQKLERLTSIAITLPGIIDTESGIVHRMPFYEDVKEMALGDALERHTGVPVYIQHDISAWTMAEALFGAARGARDVIQVVIDHNVGAGVITDGHLLHAGSSSLVEIGHTQVDPYGKRCYCGNHGCLETIASVDSVLELTQLRLNQSMSSMLHGQPLTVDSLCQAALQGDLLAKDIISGVGAHVGRILAIMVNLFNPQKILIGSPLSKAAEILFPAITDSIRQQALPAYSKNTVVESTQFTNQGTMAGAALIKDAMYNGSLLIRLLQG; via the coding sequence GTGGTTGCTGATAGTCAGCCTGGGCATATCGATCAAATTAAGCAGACCAATGCTGGCGCAGTGTATCGCCTGATTGATCAGCTCGGACCGGTATCGCGAATTGACCTGTCTCGTCTGGCGCAATTGGCGCCTGCCAGTATTACCAAAATTGTCCGTGAAATGCTGGAAGCGCACTTAGTACAGGAGCTTGAAATAAAAGAAGCAGGCAGTCGTGGACGTCCTGCCGTGGGGCTGGTAGTAGAAACTGAAGCCTGGCACTATTTGTCTATTCGTATTAGCCGCGGCGAAATTTTCCTTGCGCTGCGCGATCTTAGTAGCAAGTTGGTGGTTGAGGAGTGTCTGGCGCTGCCGCTAACCGAAGCTACGCCGTTGCTCACTCGAATTATCACGCATGTTGATCAGTTTTTTATCCGCCATCAGCAGAAGCTGGAGCGTCTGACCTCTATTGCGATTACGTTGCCGGGCATCATCGATACCGAAAGCGGCATTGTGCACCGTATGCCTTTTTATGAAGATGTCAAAGAAATGGCTTTAGGCGATGCGCTGGAACGCCACACTGGTGTGCCGGTTTATATTCAGCATGACATCAGCGCCTGGACGATGGCAGAAGCGCTTTTTGGCGCTGCGCGTGGCGCACGCGACGTTATCCAGGTTGTGATTGATCATAATGTGGGAGCGGGCGTTATTACCGACGGCCATTTGCTTCATGCGGGCAGTAGCAGCCTGGTGGAGATTGGCCATACTCAGGTCGATCCCTATGGTAAGCGCTGTTATTGCGGCAATCATGGCTGTCTGGAGACAATTGCCAGCGTCGATAGTGTGCTGGAGCTTACACAGCTTCGGCTTAATCAGTCGATGAGTTCTATGCTCCACGGCCAGCCGTTAACAGTGGATTCATTGTGTCAGGCGGCGTTGCAGGGAGATCTATTAGCAAAAGATATCATTAGCGGCGTCGGCGCGCATGTTGGTCGCATTCTGGCCATTATGGTGAATTTATTTAATCCGCAAAAAATTCTTATTGGTTCTCCGCTAAGCAAAGCGGCTGAGATTCTTTTCCCTGCCATTACAGACAGTATTCGTCAACAAGCGCTACCCGCGTACAGTAAGAATACGGTAGTGGAAAGTACGCAGTTTACTAACCAGGGCACGATGGCGGGGGCGGCGTTGATAAAGGACGCGATGTATAACGGTTCTTTGTTGATTCGTCTATTACAGGGTTAA
- the bioD gene encoding dethiobiotin synthase, whose protein sequence is MLKRFFITGTDTSVGKTVVSRALLQALASGGKSVAGYKPVAKGSKETPEGMRNKDALVLQSVSSLELPYEAINPIALSEEESSVAHSCPINYTLLSNGLANLSDKVDHVVVEGTGGWRSLMNDLRPLSEWVVQEQLPVFMVVGIQEGCINHALLTAQAIASDGLPFIGWVANRINPGLAHYAEIIDVLGKKLPAPLIGELPYLPRAEQRELGQYIRLSMLGNVLSVDRVVA, encoded by the coding sequence ATGCTGAAGCGTTTCTTTATTACAGGTACAGACACTTCTGTTGGGAAGACGGTGGTTTCCCGCGCATTACTACAAGCGTTAGCGTCGGGTGGTAAGAGCGTGGCAGGGTATAAACCTGTTGCTAAAGGGAGCAAAGAGACCCCGGAAGGGATGCGAAACAAAGACGCACTGGTGTTGCAAAGCGTTTCTTCTCTGGAATTACCGTATGAAGCGATCAATCCTATCGCGTTAAGCGAAGAGGAAAGCAGTGTAGCGCATAGCTGTCCTATTAATTACACCTTGTTGTCCAACGGCCTCGCCAATCTGAGCGATAAAGTGGATCACGTCGTTGTTGAGGGGACGGGCGGTTGGCGTAGCCTGATGAATGATTTACGTCCCCTGTCCGAATGGGTGGTGCAAGAGCAATTACCGGTATTCATGGTAGTGGGTATCCAGGAAGGGTGCATTAATCATGCTCTCCTTACCGCCCAGGCCATCGCCAGCGACGGGCTGCCATTCATTGGCTGGGTGGCGAATCGTATTAACCCCGGTCTGGCGCACTATGCTGAAATCATTGACGTGTTGGGGAAAAAATTGCCTGCGCCGCTGATTGGCGAACTGCCGTACCTGCCTCGTGCTGAGCAGCGTGAATTGGGGCAGTATATTCGTTTGTCAATGCTCGGCAACGTGCTGTCGGTAGATAGAGTCGTGGCGTAA
- the clcB gene encoding voltage-gated ClC-type chloride channel ClcB — MHRLHAYPDLRAMFRRLLIATLIGILAALAVAAFRHAMQLLEWFFLSNDTGSLVNAAARLSPWRRVLTPALGGLAAGLLLWGWQKMNQQRPHAPTDYMEALQTDGQFDVGASLVKSLASLLVVVSGSAIGREGAMILLAALAASGFARRFTPREEWKLWIASGAAAGMASAYHAPLAGSLFIAEILFGTLMLASLGPVVISAVVALLITHVLNGSDSLLYTVHLTLALHAREYIMIVSTGLVAGVCGPLLMWLMTASHNAFLRLQLSPPWQLALGGFIVGILSLLTPTVWGNGYSVVQSFLLSPPLFSLITGIFACKLLAVLASSGSGAPGGVFTPTLFVGLSVGMLFGRIWGFWLPNQDEIAILLGLAGMATLLAATTHAPIMSALMICEMTGEYPLLPGLLIACVVASVLSRTLRHDSIYRQHVAEH; from the coding sequence ATGCATCGTTTACACGCTTACCCCGATCTGCGCGCGATGTTTCGCCGTCTATTGATCGCTACGCTTATCGGTATTCTTGCCGCGTTGGCGGTCGCCGCCTTCCGTCATGCGATGCAACTACTGGAGTGGTTTTTCCTGAGTAATGACACGGGGAGCCTGGTGAACGCGGCAGCGCGACTTTCGCCCTGGCGCCGCGTGCTAACGCCGGCCCTCGGCGGTCTGGCCGCAGGTCTGTTGCTGTGGGGGTGGCAAAAAATGAATCAACAACGCCCCCATGCGCCCACTGACTATATGGAAGCCTTGCAAACTGACGGGCAGTTTGACGTTGGCGCCAGTCTGGTGAAATCGCTGGCTTCGCTACTGGTTGTGGTCAGCGGTAGCGCAATTGGTCGCGAAGGCGCAATGATCCTACTCGCCGCGCTGGCGGCATCCGGCTTTGCCAGGCGCTTCACACCGCGTGAAGAATGGAAATTATGGATCGCCAGTGGCGCTGCGGCGGGTATGGCGAGCGCATATCATGCGCCGCTGGCGGGCAGCCTTTTTATCGCCGAGATCCTGTTCGGCACGTTAATGCTGGCCTCCCTCGGCCCGGTTGTCATCTCCGCTGTCGTCGCGCTGCTCATCACCCATGTATTAAACGGTAGCGATTCATTACTCTATACCGTTCATCTGACCCTCGCGCTTCATGCCCGGGAATATATCATGATCGTCAGTACAGGTCTGGTTGCCGGTGTATGCGGCCCGTTACTGATGTGGCTAATGACGGCCAGCCATAATGCCTTTTTACGTTTACAACTCTCGCCACCCTGGCAGCTGGCGTTGGGCGGGTTTATTGTCGGGATATTGTCGTTACTGACACCTACGGTCTGGGGCAATGGCTATAGTGTTGTACAGTCATTCCTGCTCTCTCCACCGCTATTTTCTCTGATTACCGGAATTTTTGCGTGCAAATTACTGGCAGTACTCGCCAGCAGTGGTTCTGGCGCACCGGGTGGTGTTTTTACGCCAACGTTATTCGTCGGACTATCAGTCGGTATGCTTTTTGGTCGGATATGGGGATTCTGGCTGCCGAATCAGGATGAGATAGCCATTCTGCTGGGCCTGGCGGGTATGGCCACGTTACTGGCGGCGACAACTCATGCGCCGATTATGTCTGCCCTGATGATTTGCGAAATGACCGGCGAGTATCCTTTGCTCCCCGGCCTGCTGATCGCCTGCGTGGTGGCGTCAGTATTATCGCGGACGTTACGCCACGACTCTATCTACCGACAGCACGTTGCCGAGCATTGA